The following are encoded together in the Candidatus Hinthialibacter antarcticus genome:
- a CDS encoding response regulator transcription factor, which produces MPRILIIEDEPDMRRGLQDNLEFENYMVVTTANGVEGLRLAQKEEFDLILLDLMLPGMDGIDVCRHLKDGGSLTPIIMLTARGSEADKIEGLEIGADDYITKPFSLRELLARIKAILRRTQIEPRESIHTFQFSDVTLDFDHMTATKNGEELEFSPREMEIMKLLVESEGKIVSREQFLKQVWGYDNVPATRTVDNHIAKLRQKIEIEPDSPQHIITAHRQGYRFIP; this is translated from the coding sequence ATGCCTCGTATACTCATCATCGAAGACGAACCAGACATGCGCCGGGGGTTGCAAGACAACCTGGAATTTGAAAATTATATGGTGGTGACCACCGCCAACGGCGTTGAAGGATTACGGCTCGCGCAAAAAGAAGAATTTGATTTGATCTTGCTTGACCTGATGTTGCCAGGCATGGACGGCATCGACGTTTGCAGGCATCTCAAAGACGGCGGCTCATTAACGCCGATCATTATGCTGACCGCTAGAGGTTCCGAAGCGGATAAAATCGAAGGCTTGGAAATCGGCGCCGACGACTACATCACCAAGCCATTCAGTTTGCGCGAGCTACTGGCGCGTATCAAAGCCATCCTACGCCGTACGCAAATTGAACCGCGTGAAAGTATCCATACTTTCCAGTTTTCTGATGTCACGCTTGATTTTGACCACATGACTGCGACTAAGAATGGAGAAGAATTGGAGTTTTCTCCGCGTGAAATGGAGATCATGAAACTCCTGGTCGAAAGCGAAGGTAAGATCGTATCCCGCGAGCAATTTTTAAAACAAGTCTGGGGGTACGACAACGTCCCCGCAACCCGAACGGTGGACAACCATATCGCGAAGTTGCGGCAAAAAATCGAGATCGAACCCGATTCGCCGCAACACATCATCACCGCGCACCGCCAAGGCTACCGCTTTATTCCCTGA
- a CDS encoding sugar-binding protein, producing MRFKNFFVLSAAVCLLMPVHAQTVDEMVDAFLSFDMTAEGPWSDVDLTTTTVPKVGNGSITLDGSISSGEYGGYEGTEIVPGKNAWILDFASAKEWEGPDDNSFTFYLAYDDDNLYLGVSVKDDVVRSNDPPAAFWKDDAIEIVMDPSNSRYDYNTDSVNNLYGGHCYFNWEGLISAFDYDTGLPFNAGTEEAPTFRWGGASEWTYAEDGDIYGIGIETADGWAVEVRIGKATLEDTEAGVTLTPGTTMAFNLGVDDDDGADLAIQYFWASRVRAIGATPDDENWDLLLEEEIANKDYLDPDSLAAFWEVGINETGRLSRAGGGEIILGESTEINDWQLQ from the coding sequence ATGAGATTTAAGAATTTTTTTGTCTTGTCAGCGGCCGTTTGCTTGCTGATGCCGGTTCATGCACAAACCGTAGATGAAATGGTCGATGCATTTCTTAGTTTCGACATGACCGCAGAAGGCCCCTGGTCAGACGTCGATCTCACAACGACGACTGTTCCTAAAGTAGGGAATGGTTCCATCACGCTAGATGGAAGTATTTCTTCTGGTGAATATGGCGGCTATGAAGGCACCGAAATTGTTCCTGGCAAGAACGCCTGGATACTCGACTTCGCCAGCGCCAAAGAGTGGGAAGGGCCGGACGATAATAGTTTTACCTTCTACCTTGCTTATGATGATGACAATTTGTATCTGGGCGTATCTGTTAAAGATGACGTGGTACGTTCGAATGACCCGCCAGCAGCGTTTTGGAAAGATGACGCCATTGAAATCGTGATGGACCCCAGTAATTCCCGCTATGACTACAATACCGATTCAGTAAATAATCTGTATGGCGGTCACTGCTATTTTAACTGGGAAGGTTTGATCTCGGCTTTTGATTACGATACGGGTCTTCCATTTAACGCGGGGACAGAAGAAGCCCCTACATTCCGCTGGGGCGGCGCTTCAGAATGGACGTATGCTGAAGACGGCGATATCTATGGAATCGGCATTGAAACGGCTGATGGCTGGGCTGTTGAAGTTCGAATCGGCAAAGCGACGCTCGAAGATACTGAAGCGGGCGTAACTTTGACTCCGGGAACGACGATGGCGTTTAACCTGGGCGTTGATGATGACGACGGCGCTGATCTCGCCATTCAATACTTCTGGGCCAGCCGCGTTCGCGCAATCGGCGCGACGCCAGACGATGAAAATTGGGACCTTCTTCTTGAAGAGGAAATCGCCAATAAAGATTATCTTGATCCTGATTCACTAGCGGCTTTCTGGGAAGTTGGTATCAATGAAACTGGTCGTTTGTCGCGCGCCGGCGGCGGAGAAATTATTCTTGGTGAATCCACTGAGATCAATGACTGGCAGTTGCAATAA
- the cysS gene encoding cysteine--tRNA ligase produces the protein MSDVIQDVHFLNTATNKKEKFEPLEPGTVGLYTCGPTVYDYAHIGNFRAYLFEDVLRRFLEFRGYKVKHIMNLTDVEDKIIRKSQETGQSIYECTAPYIEAFFDDLDTLNIQRAHEYPKATGHVDEMVAMINTLKEKGFTYDKDGSIYFRIKKFKEYGKLSGVRPEEVLSGARIDSDEYEKDDARDFVLWKSRKEGEHFWETELGEGRPGWHIECSAMAMKYLGDQFDIHCGGEDNIFPHHENEIAQSEGCTGKHFVKYWLHCRHLLVDGEKMSKSKGNFYTLRDLLAKGFHPMAIRYCIISNHYRSPMNLSMDALHAAHSAWSRIMDFKQRLQEKADANLEAPQSNNLQRESDEFFKRFTHHMNDDLDTPRACSVLFDFIREANKVLDTEALSSTQAKEILEILEQVDHVLGVMKQDDGLLDEDIERLIEERLDARKSKNYARADEIRDQLAEQGVILEDTREGMRWKRR, from the coding sequence ATGTCAGACGTGATTCAAGACGTGCATTTTTTAAATACCGCCACCAATAAAAAAGAAAAATTTGAACCGTTAGAGCCTGGAACCGTCGGGCTATACACCTGCGGGCCAACGGTTTACGACTATGCCCATATTGGGAATTTTCGCGCCTATCTGTTTGAAGACGTACTGCGCCGTTTTCTAGAATTTCGCGGATACAAAGTCAAACACATCATGAACCTGACCGATGTGGAAGATAAAATTATCCGCAAGTCGCAAGAAACGGGACAATCGATTTATGAATGTACGGCGCCATACATCGAAGCCTTCTTTGACGACCTCGACACTCTGAACATTCAGCGCGCCCATGAATACCCAAAAGCGACCGGGCATGTTGATGAAATGGTCGCAATGATTAATACGCTTAAAGAAAAAGGCTTCACCTACGACAAAGACGGCTCGATTTATTTTAGAATTAAAAAGTTCAAAGAATACGGAAAATTGTCCGGCGTCCGGCCTGAAGAAGTGCTCAGCGGCGCGCGCATTGATTCAGACGAATATGAAAAAGATGACGCCCGCGATTTTGTTTTATGGAAATCGCGCAAAGAAGGCGAGCACTTTTGGGAGACCGAACTCGGCGAAGGCCGCCCCGGCTGGCACATCGAATGCTCCGCCATGGCGATGAAATACCTCGGCGATCAGTTTGATATTCACTGCGGCGGCGAGGACAATATTTTCCCCCACCATGAAAATGAAATCGCCCAAAGCGAAGGCTGCACCGGAAAACATTTCGTCAAATACTGGCTGCATTGCCGCCACCTTTTGGTTGACGGCGAAAAAATGTCGAAGTCAAAAGGCAACTTCTATACGCTGCGCGATTTGCTTGCCAAAGGATTTCATCCAATGGCGATCCGCTATTGCATTATTTCAAACCACTACCGCAGCCCGATGAACCTCTCGATGGATGCGCTGCACGCCGCCCACTCGGCTTGGTCGCGTATTATGGACTTCAAACAACGCTTACAGGAAAAAGCAGACGCCAACCTTGAGGCGCCTCAATCAAACAACTTGCAACGAGAGTCGGACGAATTTTTCAAACGCTTTACCCACCACATGAACGACGACCTCGACACGCCGCGCGCCTGTTCCGTCTTGTTCGACTTTATTCGTGAAGCGAACAAAGTCCTTGATACGGAAGCGCTATCTTCAACGCAAGCGAAGGAAATACTCGAAATTTTAGAGCAAGTCGATCATGTGCTAGGCGTGATGAAACAAGATGACGGCTTGCTTGATGAAGACATCGAACGCCTGATTGAAGAACGCCTGGACGCGCGAAAATCAAAGAACTATGCGCGAGCGGATGAGATTCGCGACCAACTAGCCGAACAAGGCGTGATCTTAGAAGACACACGGGAAGGGATGCGCTGGAAGCGCCGATAA
- a CDS encoding CoA-binding protein encodes MTAVSIAESFVYLKRLAVVGVSRHQKFGNVIFKELSAKGYDVVPVNPKMESFEGAICYPSLDSITEPVEGVVVVVGKEKVLDVLKDAVKANVRYVWVQQGAGSDETKNYCNQNGLHAVFGQCILMYAKPVGGIHAVHRFVWRMLGLTT; translated from the coding sequence ATGACAGCGGTATCAATTGCGGAATCTTTTGTCTATCTCAAGCGACTGGCTGTTGTCGGCGTATCCAGGCATCAAAAATTCGGTAATGTCATCTTTAAAGAACTCTCCGCAAAAGGGTATGACGTCGTTCCTGTGAATCCAAAAATGGAATCATTTGAAGGCGCAATTTGCTATCCTTCTCTTGATTCGATCACGGAGCCTGTAGAAGGCGTCGTGGTGGTTGTCGGAAAAGAAAAAGTCCTGGATGTCCTGAAAGACGCCGTTAAAGCAAATGTACGCTATGTCTGGGTGCAGCAAGGCGCTGGATCAGATGAAACCAAAAATTATTGCAACCAAAATGGTTTACATGCGGTTTTCGGACAGTGCATTTTGATGTACGCCAAACCCGTCGGGGGCATTCATGCCGTACATCGCTTTGTGTGGCGAATGTTAGGCCTCACCACATAA
- a CDS encoding DUF1080 domain-containing protein, with protein MKIRIFLIALAACMSLSSCSWLGFGENEVITNQPFESLFDGKIQRDWVVMGDPAGWSVADDVIRSEGGKGGNWLRSKREYSDFILRLEFRVSPGGNSGVFIRCAEQGNPWETGHECQISNEQPPRDDSHCTGSLYGSLPVLARPDESPEVWRQYEILCKGSRIMVFVDDVKTVDVPQQEVASIQNKPLKGFIGLQDSHTEAGMWVEYRNINIREL; from the coding sequence ATGAAAATTCGTATATTTTTGATCGCTCTTGCCGCTTGCATGTCCCTTTCGTCCTGTTCATGGCTGGGCTTTGGCGAAAACGAGGTCATTACCAATCAGCCGTTTGAATCGCTTTTTGATGGAAAAATTCAACGCGATTGGGTGGTCATGGGCGACCCCGCCGGTTGGAGCGTCGCCGATGACGTCATCCGCAGTGAAGGCGGCAAAGGCGGAAACTGGCTGCGCTCCAAACGGGAATACAGCGACTTTATTTTGCGTTTAGAATTTCGCGTGTCTCCGGGCGGAAACAGCGGCGTCTTTATTCGCTGCGCAGAGCAGGGCAACCCGTGGGAAACCGGGCATGAATGCCAAATCTCGAATGAACAGCCGCCCCGCGATGACTCGCACTGCACTGGCTCATTGTATGGCAGCCTGCCTGTTTTAGCGCGACCGGATGAATCGCCCGAAGTCTGGCGCCAATATGAAATTCTCTGCAAAGGCTCGCGCATTATGGTCTTTGTCGATGACGTGAAAACTGTTGACGTCCCTCAACAGGAAGTCGCCTCAATTCAAAACAAGCCGCTCAAAGGCTTCATCGGCCTGCAAGATTCACATACCGAAGCAGGAATGTGGGTGGAGTACCGTAATATAAATATTCGAGAACTATAG
- the speY gene encoding deoxyhypusine synthase → MKKNKSNYYVKPITPNGVRKNMSARALIDECFSSFNARGLRNACQLFADRVYNENTTIGMSLTGALVPAGLGRSCLIPLIKGGYIDWMISTGANMYHDLHSCLGYDMFEGSPDVDDTKLRKDDVVRIHDIYFEADALFDTDAFIRKLFREYPIEGPVSSAVIHRILGEALLQRNPKAHEFSVLAAAAKMDMPIHTSSPGDSSTGMNLAGLALEGKSIIVDPNLDVNLTAAWVYDAKKSKGKTAALILGGGSPKNFLLQTEPHIQEVLGLPEAGHDFFVQFTDARIDTGGLSGATPSEAVSWGKIDPTQLSATQVVYGDCSVYIPLFVSYILSAVPKQKPRRLWEKRDECMDRMLKAFKKSKHWGK, encoded by the coding sequence ATGAAAAAAAACAAAAGCAATTACTACGTCAAACCGATTACGCCGAACGGCGTTCGCAAAAATATGTCCGCCCGCGCTTTAATTGACGAATGCTTTTCTTCATTCAATGCGCGCGGCCTACGCAACGCTTGCCAATTGTTCGCCGACCGGGTGTATAACGAAAATACGACCATCGGCATGAGCCTGACCGGCGCACTCGTCCCTGCCGGCCTCGGGCGCTCTTGTTTGATCCCGCTCATCAAGGGTGGATACATCGACTGGATGATTAGCACCGGCGCCAATATGTATCACGATCTGCATTCCTGCCTGGGATATGATATGTTCGAAGGCAGCCCGGATGTGGACGACACCAAACTACGCAAAGACGACGTGGTGCGCATTCACGATATTTATTTTGAAGCCGACGCGCTGTTTGACACCGACGCGTTCATACGAAAACTTTTCCGCGAATATCCTATTGAAGGCCCGGTATCCAGCGCGGTGATTCACCGAATTTTGGGCGAAGCCTTGTTGCAGCGCAATCCAAAGGCGCATGAGTTCAGCGTTCTGGCCGCCGCCGCCAAGATGGATATGCCCATTCATACATCCAGCCCCGGCGACTCAAGCACGGGCATGAACCTGGCGGGGCTCGCTCTGGAAGGCAAGTCGATCATTGTTGACCCGAACCTCGACGTGAATTTGACCGCCGCATGGGTTTATGACGCGAAGAAATCCAAAGGCAAAACCGCTGCGCTAATTCTAGGCGGCGGCAGCCCGAAGAATTTTCTCTTACAAACCGAGCCGCATATTCAAGAAGTCTTGGGTTTGCCCGAAGCAGGCCACGACTTCTTCGTGCAATTCACCGATGCGCGAATCGACACGGGCGGGCTGTCCGGCGCCACTCCGTCAGAAGCCGTCAGCTGGGGCAAGATTGATCCGACTCAACTCAGCGCGACCCAAGTCGTCTATGGCGATTGCAGCGTGTACATCCCATTGTTTGTTTCATATATTCTCAGCGCGGTTCCCAAACAAAAACCGAGACGGCTTTGGGAAAAGCGTGATGAGTGTATGGATCGCATGCTCAAAGCATTTAAAAAATCCAAACACTGGGGCAAGTAA